In one window of Streptomyces sp. FXJ1.172 DNA:
- the ctaF gene encoding aa3-type cytochrome oxidase subunit IV yields MKTESMLFGGVALFFGSSAALYGMWSGDETGTVALVVACGMAALVSFFCLIQYRRRGTRAQDRTGAEVADGAGPVAFFPDESMWPVVTALGAAVTATGVVYGLWLFLIGLGVLVRGVFGMVFQYPQR; encoded by the coding sequence ATGAAGACCGAGTCGATGCTGTTCGGCGGGGTGGCGCTGTTCTTCGGCTCCTCCGCCGCGCTGTACGGGATGTGGTCCGGGGACGAGACGGGCACGGTCGCGCTGGTCGTCGCGTGCGGGATGGCGGCACTGGTGTCGTTCTTCTGCCTGATCCAGTACCGGCGGCGGGGCACCCGCGCACAGGACCGCACCGGGGCGGAGGTGGCCGACGGAGCGGGGCCGGTGGCGTTCTTCCCGGACGAGAGCATGTGGCCGGTCGTCACCGCGCTGGGTGCCGCGGTGACGGCGACCGGCGTCGTCTACGGCCTGTGGCTGTTCCTCATCGGTCTGGGAGTTCTGGTGCGCGGGGTGTTCGGGATGGTGTTCCAGTACCCGCAGCGGTGA
- the qcrB gene encoding cytochrome bc1 complex cytochrome b subunit — translation MSAGAGARDRGRAGRRAARIVEAADARLPVLEGGPLLRKAFPDHWSFLLGELALYSLLVLILTGVWLTLFFTPEMREVVYAGPYAPLRGVRMSAAFDSTLNISFDVRGGLLMRQTHHWAALVFVAAIGLHLLRIFFTGAFRRPRELNWAVGLTLFVVSLAEGFAGYSLPDDLLSGTGLRIAQGIMTSVPVLGTYAGFLVFGGPYPAHDIVTRLYPVHILLLPGALIALVSVHLMLVFHLKHTQWRGPGHTVRNAVGKPFFPQFTASSGGLSVIVAGVLVLLAAIAQVNPVWKYGPYRPDQVSTGSQPDWYVGFLEGALRLVPAWETHVAGHTVMWNVLLPAIVLPGLLFAVLYAYPFVEQRLTEEWRTERHFCDRPRERPVRTGLGVAGTVFYGVLLLAGGNDVIAQTFRISVNALTWILRAALIAAPVVAFVVTRWLCRALTEAERARLEEGVSTGEIRQSVTGGYESAHEPVESFRPGAPRRPLTAAGTGTPSRTPRAPELPDR, via the coding sequence ATGAGCGCGGGCGCGGGCGCGCGGGACAGGGGCCGGGCCGGCCGCCGCGCCGCAAGGATCGTCGAGGCCGCGGACGCCCGGCTGCCCGTCCTCGAGGGCGGCCCGCTGCTGCGCAAGGCGTTCCCCGACCACTGGTCGTTCCTGCTCGGCGAACTCGCGCTGTACAGCCTGCTGGTGCTGATCCTGACCGGGGTCTGGCTGACGCTGTTCTTCACGCCGGAGATGCGCGAGGTCGTCTACGCGGGCCCCTATGCGCCGCTGCGCGGGGTGCGCATGTCGGCCGCCTTCGACTCCACCCTGAACATCAGCTTCGACGTGCGCGGCGGACTGCTGATGCGGCAGACCCACCACTGGGCCGCGCTGGTCTTCGTGGCCGCGATCGGCCTGCACCTGCTGCGGATCTTCTTCACCGGGGCCTTCCGCCGGCCCCGCGAGCTGAACTGGGCGGTCGGGCTGACCCTGTTCGTGGTCTCGCTCGCCGAGGGCTTCGCCGGCTACTCGCTCCCCGACGACCTGCTCTCCGGGACCGGACTGCGCATCGCCCAGGGCATCATGACGTCGGTCCCGGTGCTCGGCACGTACGCCGGCTTCCTCGTCTTCGGCGGCCCCTACCCGGCGCACGACATCGTCACCCGCCTGTACCCGGTGCACATCCTGCTGCTCCCGGGCGCCCTGATCGCCCTGGTCAGCGTGCATCTGATGCTGGTGTTCCACCTCAAGCACACCCAGTGGCGCGGCCCGGGCCACACCGTGCGCAACGCCGTCGGCAAGCCCTTCTTCCCGCAGTTCACGGCTTCTTCGGGCGGACTGTCCGTCATCGTCGCCGGCGTCCTGGTGCTGCTGGCCGCGATCGCCCAGGTCAACCCGGTGTGGAAGTACGGCCCCTACCGGCCCGACCAGGTCTCCACCGGCTCCCAGCCGGACTGGTACGTCGGCTTCCTGGAGGGCGCGCTCCGGCTGGTGCCGGCGTGGGAGACGCACGTCGCCGGGCACACCGTGATGTGGAACGTCCTGCTGCCCGCCATCGTGCTGCCCGGCCTGCTGTTCGCGGTGCTGTACGCCTATCCGTTCGTGGAGCAGCGCCTCACGGAGGAGTGGCGCACCGAGCGGCACTTCTGCGACCGGCCCCGCGAGCGTCCCGTCCGCACCGGCCTCGGGGTCGCCGGCACCGTGTTCTACGGCGTGCTGCTGCTGGCCGGCGGCAACGACGTCATCGCGCAGACCTTCCGGATCTCCGTCAACGCCCTCACCTGGATCCTGCGGGCCGCCCTGATCGCGGCGCCCGTCGTGGCCTTCGTCGTGACCCGGTGGCTGTGCCGGGCCCTCACCGAGGCCGAACGCGCCCGGCTCGAGGAAGGCGTGTCCACCGGCGAGATCCGGCAGAGCGTCACCGGCGGCTACGAGAGTGCCCACGAGCCCGTCGAGTCCTTCCGGCCCGGCGCGCCGCGCAGGCCGCTCACCGCTGCGGGTACTGGAACACCATCCCGAACACCCCGCGCACCAGAACTCCCAGACCGATGA
- a CDS encoding SpoIIE family protein phosphatase, which produces MANVVSERAAVGGTRTGPERAEAALGTLGAPPGMPDRLRRVLEQALVFAGASFAGVYTPGDDPAHLSLAESAGLPRTLYGLRDGYPADGGSPIAEAHRTGQPLWLGPEELAGCPEARRTPSPEFSLAVLPLGPAGTGCLLAVSERPGGFGTDDRACLELIARAVAVPAPSAVPGDTGELPEDAFSLAVDSGRVEVGDGILRLFGLSRDDFDGRVETLLGRAVPEDVPALMSVVEADHMSIGERELEFRILQPSGAPRWLRLCGRLLPAAKGRPARLVGTVADASTLRSDVTDVARVQRLAAALATAGTVKDVGGAVVAALREPLRADRIALAELENDRLVVTVLDPPEPEAWPELWRTEWRTEWPDAPVRAMPTLAAALREGRARIWPAGSALEPALAGVGPGGLAVLPLPAGGRMAGACLIGWDDPHDFGPDERALLTACAGLTGQALLRAHAFDAEHELVGMLQRTLLPRRLPRLPGAVAVARYLPTTAGLEVGGDWYDVIPLADNHVAFVIGDVQGHNAGAATVMGQMRTALRAYAAEGHAPDVVVAHANRLLLEMETDLFATCAYVDVDMEEGTAWCVRAGHLEPVLRHPDGTAEIVRAEGGPPLGVLGQAQFPITPLRLQPGTVVALTTDGLVESADSDLDEGMERLARELSAADPAHLGLVADALLTGAHRTDDVALLLVRYDGMAVRPLRESWTVWRVPQAVGHARRFTRRTLRAWGVSPGTMDTALLVVSELVTNALVHTDGQVRLDLSLINHRLRLAVTDSSPRSPVKPTSIGWEATGGRGILLVEAVSVAWGTVPVSGGKQVWADLVPDR; this is translated from the coding sequence ATGGCGAACGTGGTGAGCGAGCGCGCTGCGGTCGGCGGGACGAGGACGGGGCCGGAGCGTGCCGAAGCCGCCCTCGGCACGCTCGGCGCGCCGCCCGGCATGCCCGACCGGCTCCGCCGGGTCCTGGAACAGGCCCTGGTCTTCGCCGGCGCGTCCTTCGCCGGGGTGTACACGCCCGGCGACGATCCCGCACACCTCTCACTCGCCGAGTCGGCGGGCCTGCCGCGCACCCTGTACGGCCTGCGGGACGGCTACCCGGCCGACGGCGGCTCCCCGATCGCCGAGGCCCACCGCACCGGGCAGCCGCTCTGGCTCGGCCCCGAGGAGCTGGCCGGCTGTCCCGAGGCCCGGCGCACCCCGTCCCCGGAGTTCTCCCTGGCCGTGCTGCCCCTCGGGCCGGCGGGCACCGGCTGCCTGCTGGCCGTCAGCGAGCGTCCCGGCGGCTTCGGCACGGACGACCGCGCCTGCCTGGAGCTGATCGCCCGCGCCGTCGCCGTACCCGCCCCGTCCGCCGTACCGGGGGACACCGGCGAGCTGCCCGAGGACGCCTTCAGCCTTGCCGTGGACAGCGGCCGGGTCGAGGTCGGCGACGGCATCCTGCGGCTGTTCGGACTGAGCCGCGACGACTTCGACGGCCGGGTGGAGACCCTGCTCGGGCGCGCCGTGCCCGAGGACGTGCCCGCGCTGATGTCCGTGGTCGAGGCCGACCACATGTCCATCGGCGAGCGCGAGCTGGAGTTCCGCATCCTCCAGCCCTCCGGCGCTCCCCGGTGGCTGCGGCTGTGCGGGCGGCTGCTGCCCGCCGCGAAGGGCCGCCCGGCCCGGCTGGTCGGCACGGTCGCGGACGCCTCCACCCTGCGCTCCGACGTCACCGACGTGGCCCGGGTGCAGCGCCTGGCCGCCGCCCTGGCCACCGCCGGCACGGTCAAGGACGTCGGCGGGGCCGTCGTGGCCGCCCTGCGCGAACCGCTGCGCGCCGACCGGATCGCCCTCGCCGAACTGGAGAACGACCGCCTCGTCGTCACCGTCCTCGACCCGCCCGAGCCCGAGGCCTGGCCCGAGCTGTGGCGCACCGAATGGCGCACCGAGTGGCCCGACGCGCCGGTGCGCGCCATGCCCACCCTGGCTGCCGCGCTGCGCGAGGGCCGCGCCCGGATCTGGCCCGCCGGCAGCGCCCTGGAGCCCGCCCTCGCCGGCGTCGGCCCCGGCGGCCTCGCCGTGCTGCCGCTGCCGGCCGGCGGCCGTATGGCCGGCGCCTGCCTGATCGGCTGGGACGACCCGCACGACTTCGGCCCCGACGAGCGTGCCCTGCTCACCGCCTGCGCCGGCCTGACCGGCCAGGCCCTGCTGCGCGCGCACGCCTTCGACGCCGAGCACGAACTCGTCGGCATGCTCCAGCGCACCCTGCTGCCGCGCCGCCTGCCCCGGCTGCCCGGCGCGGTCGCCGTCGCCCGTTACCTGCCCACCACCGCGGGACTCGAGGTCGGCGGCGACTGGTACGACGTGATCCCGCTCGCCGACAACCACGTGGCCTTCGTCATCGGCGACGTCCAGGGCCACAACGCGGGCGCCGCCACCGTGATGGGCCAGATGCGCACCGCGCTGCGCGCCTACGCCGCCGAGGGCCACGCCCCCGACGTGGTCGTCGCGCACGCCAACCGGCTGCTGCTGGAGATGGAGACCGACCTCTTCGCCACCTGCGCCTACGTCGACGTCGACATGGAGGAGGGCACCGCCTGGTGCGTGCGCGCCGGTCATCTGGAGCCCGTGCTGCGCCACCCGGACGGCACCGCCGAGATCGTCCGCGCCGAGGGCGGACCGCCGCTCGGGGTGCTCGGCCAGGCACAGTTCCCGATCACCCCGCTGCGGCTCCAGCCCGGCACGGTGGTCGCGCTGACCACCGACGGCCTGGTGGAGTCCGCGGACTCCGACCTCGACGAGGGCATGGAGCGCCTCGCCCGCGAGCTGTCCGCCGCCGACCCCGCACACCTCGGCCTGGTCGCCGACGCGCTGCTCACCGGCGCCCACCGCACCGACGACGTCGCCCTGCTGCTGGTGCGCTACGACGGCATGGCCGTACGCCCGCTGCGGGAGAGCTGGACGGTGTGGCGGGTGCCGCAGGCGGTCGGGCACGCCCGCCGCTTCACCCGGCGCACGCTGCGCGCCTGGGGCGTCTCGCCGGGCACCATGGACACGGCCCTGCTGGTGGTCTCCGAACTCGTCACCAACGCCCTCGTGCACACCGACGGCCAGGTGCGCCTCGACCTCAGCCTGATCAACCACCGCCTCCGGCTCGCCGTCACCGACTCCTCGCCGCGCAGCCCCGTCAAGCCCACCAGCATCGGCTGGGAGGCCACCGGCGGGCGGGGCATCCTGCTGGTGGAGGCGGTCTCCGTGGCCTGGGGTACGGTCCCGGTCAGCGGCGGCAAACAGGTGTGGGCCGACCTCGTCCCCGACCGCTGA
- a CDS encoding response regulator transcription factor — MVPDRHALSRPAHAHSPPGLTRGSRPAGTRSGPPAGGPDLSHASGTEARPQRHRHRPGLLKRAAEAGVLGFVDKAGSPDRLLRASRSVASRERFVDASLGFGFLKAAQTPLTGRELSVLSLAAGAASIAEIAGSLHLSNGTVRNYMASITRKTGARNRIDAIRISRGEGWV; from the coding sequence ATCGTCCCTGACCGCCACGCGCTGAGCCGACCGGCTCACGCCCACTCCCCGCCCGGCCTCACCCGCGGTTCCCGGCCGGCGGGGACACGGTCCGGCCCTCCGGCGGGAGGGCCGGACCTCTCGCATGCCTCAGGCACCGAGGCACGCCCGCAGCGGCACCGCCACCGGCCGGGCCTGCTGAAACGGGCCGCCGAGGCGGGCGTCCTCGGCTTCGTCGACAAGGCTGGCTCACCGGACCGGCTGCTGCGCGCCAGCCGCAGCGTCGCGTCGAGGGAACGTTTCGTCGATGCCTCGCTCGGCTTCGGATTCCTCAAGGCGGCCCAGACGCCGCTGACCGGACGCGAGCTGAGCGTGCTGTCCCTGGCGGCCGGTGCCGCGTCCATAGCGGAGATCGCCGGGAGCCTGCACCTGTCCAACGGCACGGTCCGCAACTACATGGCGTCGATCACCCGCAAGACCGGCGCCCGCAACCGGATCGACGCCATTCGCATATCGCGTGGGGAAGGGTGGGTGTGA
- a CDS encoding S1 family peptidase, whose translation MSHKRMPKRKAAIAVGGVAALGAAALLLPNAMASQDKSGTNAAGTLGTARTLKASDASGLAAQVQKILGDTFAGSYYDSAKQQLVVNVVNGDSNTIVQAKNAGAVVRQVNNSTKALKSAAATLKTKATIPGTSWAVDPRTDKILVSADSTVTGAKWNRLQSTVQSLGSGMATLKKSAGKFSTFVAGGDAIFAQTQQGGVRCSLGFNVTASDGSPAFLTAGHCGVAAKAWSDSQNGQPIATVDQAKFPGNDFSLVKYNDKTTQTSSTVNAGNGQTVQITKAADATVGETVFRMGSTTGLHNGQVTGLDATVNFASETVPGGTDTVNGLIQTNVCAEAGDSGGSLFTQDGSAVGLTSGGSGDCTSGGETFFQPVTAALQATGATLGNGGNGGGAGGQSSSSAAPSASASDPSGAGGQSGSSADPSASATDPSASATDPSGSGAGNQSGSGAGDQSGTGTGDPSGSGSSASGSGSAGDGSSLTATR comes from the coding sequence TTGAGTCACAAGCGAATGCCCAAGCGCAAAGCCGCGATAGCGGTGGGCGGTGTCGCGGCGCTCGGAGCGGCGGCTCTCCTGCTGCCCAACGCCATGGCGTCCCAGGACAAGAGCGGCACGAACGCCGCGGGCACCCTCGGCACCGCGCGGACCCTGAAGGCCTCGGACGCCTCCGGCCTCGCCGCCCAGGTGCAGAAGATCCTCGGCGACACCTTCGCCGGGTCGTACTACGACAGCGCCAAGCAGCAGCTGGTCGTGAACGTGGTCAACGGCGACAGCAACACCATCGTCCAGGCCAAGAACGCGGGCGCGGTCGTCCGCCAGGTGAACAACAGCACCAAGGCGCTCAAGTCCGCCGCCGCGACGCTGAAGACCAAGGCGACGATCCCCGGCACCTCCTGGGCCGTCGACCCGCGCACCGACAAGATCCTCGTCAGCGCCGACTCCACCGTCACCGGCGCCAAGTGGAACAGACTGCAGTCCACCGTCCAGAGCCTCGGCTCCGGCATGGCGACCCTGAAGAAGTCCGCCGGCAAGTTCAGCACCTTCGTCGCGGGCGGCGACGCCATCTTCGCCCAGACGCAGCAGGGCGGTGTCCGCTGCTCCCTCGGCTTCAACGTCACCGCCTCCGACGGCAGCCCCGCCTTCCTGACGGCCGGTCACTGCGGAGTCGCCGCCAAGGCCTGGTCCGACTCGCAGAACGGCCAGCCCATCGCCACCGTCGACCAGGCCAAGTTCCCCGGCAACGATTTCTCGCTCGTCAAGTACAACGACAAGACCACGCAGACGTCCAGCACGGTCAACGCCGGCAACGGCCAGACCGTGCAGATCACCAAGGCCGCGGATGCCACCGTCGGCGAGACCGTCTTCCGCATGGGCTCCACCACCGGCCTGCACAACGGGCAGGTCACCGGCCTCGACGCCACCGTGAACTTCGCGAGCGAGACCGTCCCGGGCGGTACCGACACCGTCAACGGCCTCATCCAGACCAATGTGTGCGCCGAGGCCGGTGACAGCGGCGGCTCCCTGTTCACCCAGGACGGCAGCGCGGTCGGCCTGACCTCCGGCGGCAGCGGCGACTGCACCAGCGGGGGCGAGACCTTCTTCCAGCCGGTCACCGCCGCCCTGCAGGCCACCGGCGCGACGCTCGGCAACGGCGGCAACGGCGGCGGCGCGGGCGGCCAGTCCAGCAGCTCCGCCGCCCCGTCGGCCTCGGCGAGCGATCCGTCCGGCGCAGGCGGCCAGTCCGGCAGCTCCGCCGACCCGTCGGCTTCGGCCACCGACCCGTCCGCCTCGGCCACCGACCCGTCCGGCAGCGGAGCCGGCAACCAGTCCGGGAGCGGCGCCGGTGACCAGTCCGGCACCGGGACCGGCGATCCGTCCGGCAGCGGCAGCTCCGCCTCCGGCAGCGGCTCCGCCGGCGACGGATCGTCCCTGACCGCCACGCGCTGA
- a CDS encoding PaaI family thioesterase, with translation MTMTTAEADKIISAHFAPWVRDLGLRAEGLGEDRAVLRLPWSERLAREGGGLSGQALMAAADTATVIAVSAARGAFVPMTTVQQSTSFQRPVTGSDVLIEAVLTKLGRRMAFADVMLTDADSGALAARASTVYAILG, from the coding sequence ATGACGATGACCACCGCCGAAGCCGACAAGATCATCTCTGCCCACTTCGCGCCCTGGGTGCGCGATCTCGGGCTCCGGGCCGAGGGCCTCGGCGAGGACCGGGCCGTGCTGCGTCTTCCCTGGTCCGAGCGGCTGGCACGGGAGGGCGGCGGACTGTCGGGGCAGGCACTGATGGCGGCGGCCGACACGGCGACGGTCATCGCGGTCTCGGCCGCGCGGGGGGCCTTCGTGCCGATGACGACGGTGCAGCAGTCAACGTCGTTCCAGCGGCCGGTGACCGGTTCGGATGTCCTGATCGAAGCGGTCCTGACGAAGCTGGGCCGCAGGATGGCGTTCGCGGACGTCATGCTGACCGATGCCGACTCGGGCGCGCTCGCCGCCCGGGCGAGCACGGTGTACGCGATTCTGGGCTGA
- a CDS encoding HlyD family efflux transporter periplasmic adaptor subunit produces MQFRQQALAKLQSPEELDLPVRLARPQGWLALGVTVVVMAAASVWAVTGSVASTVGAPAILTHGQGSYLLQSPVSGQVTAVLAQQGEQLPANAPVLKVRTAQGDSLVRAVAAGRVTALAATIGQIIQTGTDVAAVEKVAHASDPLYATVYVPAENAASIPAHASVDLTVSSVPTQTYGVLRGEVKSVDREAQSAQSISAFLGDSQLGQQFTRKGRPVAVTVVLDKSATKSGYRWSTSDGPPFGLDSMTLASASVKLTDQRPIDWLLP; encoded by the coding sequence GTGCAGTTCCGCCAACAGGCCCTCGCCAAGCTCCAGTCGCCGGAAGAGCTGGACCTTCCGGTGCGGCTGGCCCGCCCCCAGGGATGGCTCGCGCTGGGCGTCACCGTCGTCGTCATGGCGGCGGCCTCCGTCTGGGCGGTGACCGGTTCGGTCGCCTCCACCGTCGGCGCGCCCGCCATCCTCACCCATGGGCAGGGCAGCTATCTGCTGCAGAGCCCGGTGTCCGGCCAGGTCACGGCCGTCCTCGCGCAGCAGGGCGAACAACTGCCCGCGAACGCGCCGGTCCTGAAGGTCCGTACCGCCCAGGGCGATTCGCTCGTGCGTGCCGTCGCCGCGGGCCGCGTCACCGCGCTCGCCGCGACCATCGGGCAGATCATCCAGACCGGCACCGACGTCGCCGCCGTGGAGAAGGTCGCCCACGCCTCCGACCCGCTGTACGCGACCGTGTACGTTCCCGCCGAGAACGCCGCCTCCATCCCGGCGCACGCCTCGGTGGACCTCACCGTGTCCTCGGTGCCCACGCAGACCTACGGCGTCCTGCGCGGCGAGGTGAAGTCCGTGGACCGCGAGGCGCAGTCCGCCCAGTCGATCTCCGCGTTCCTCGGCGACAGCCAGCTCGGCCAGCAGTTCACCCGCAAGGGCCGCCCGGTGGCGGTCACGGTCGTCCTGGACAAGTCGGCGACGAAGAGCGGCTACCGCTGGTCCACCTCCGACGGGCCGCCGTTCGGGCTCGACTCGATGACCCTCGCCTCCGCCTCGGTCAAGCTGACCGACCAGCGCCCGATCGATTGGCTGCTGCCGTGA
- a CDS encoding NHLP family bacteriocin export ABC transporter peptidase/permease/ATPase subunit, translating to MSPQTGSGQDTRGRRRAAPAKRPVPKPRGGTVRTPTVLQMEAVECGAASLAMVLGHYGRHVPLEELRIACGVSRDGSRASNLLKAARSYGLTAKGMQMDLAALAEVAAPAILFWEFNHYVVFDGMGRRFGRRGVYINDPAKGRRFVPMEEFDGSFTGVVLVLEPGDGFSKGGRKAGVLGAMPARLRGTAGTLPAAVLASLLLVAVGAAVPALSRTYIDKFLIGGQTSLLGVLFASMATCVLLTLVLTWLQQANLLHGRIISSTLSSARFLRHLLRLPVTFFAQRSPADLVQRLQSNDQVAETLARDLAAAGVDAIVVVLYAVLLYTYDPQLTFVGIGVALLNVVAMRLVVRLRATRTAKLRADTARLTNTSYTGLQLIETMKATGGEDGYFRKWAGQHATTLEEQQRLGVPSAWLGVVAPTLATFNSALILWIGGMRAVEGHISVGLLVAFQSLVTRFTAPLTRLNGVAGRIQDFAADVARLKDVENFQADPLYARPGSGDSARRLHGHVELENITFGYSPLDKPLLSGFHLTVGPGRQVALVGGSGSGKSTVSRLISGLYAPWDGVIRIDGRRLEDIPRGALASSVSFVDQDVFLFEGSVRDNVALWDPSIPDEAVVEALKDAALYDVVMRRPGGIHSRVEQDGHNFSGGQRQRLEIARALVRRPSILVLDEVTSALDAETELVVMDNLRRRGCACVVIAHRLSTVRDSDEIVVLQHGTVVERGRHEELVASGGTYAALVRER from the coding sequence GTGAGCCCTCAGACAGGAAGCGGCCAGGACACCCGCGGCCGCAGACGGGCCGCCCCGGCCAAGCGGCCGGTCCCGAAGCCCCGCGGCGGCACGGTCCGCACCCCCACCGTGCTGCAGATGGAGGCCGTCGAGTGCGGCGCCGCCTCCCTCGCGATGGTCCTCGGCCACTACGGCCGGCACGTCCCGCTGGAGGAGCTGCGCATCGCCTGCGGTGTCTCCCGCGACGGCTCACGCGCCTCCAACCTGCTGAAGGCGGCCCGCAGTTACGGTCTGACCGCCAAGGGCATGCAGATGGACCTGGCGGCACTCGCCGAGGTCGCGGCCCCGGCCATCCTGTTCTGGGAGTTCAACCACTACGTCGTCTTCGACGGCATGGGCCGGCGGTTCGGCCGGCGCGGGGTGTACATCAACGACCCCGCCAAGGGCCGCCGGTTCGTGCCCATGGAGGAGTTCGACGGCAGCTTCACCGGCGTGGTGCTGGTGCTGGAGCCGGGCGACGGCTTCAGCAAGGGCGGGCGCAAGGCGGGCGTGCTCGGAGCGATGCCGGCCCGGCTGCGCGGCACCGCGGGCACCCTGCCCGCCGCCGTCCTCGCCAGCCTGCTGCTGGTCGCGGTCGGCGCCGCGGTGCCCGCGCTCAGCCGTACCTACATCGACAAGTTCCTCATCGGCGGCCAGACGTCCCTGCTGGGCGTGCTGTTCGCCTCGATGGCCACCTGTGTGCTGCTCACCCTGGTGCTGACCTGGCTCCAGCAGGCGAACCTGCTGCACGGCCGGATCATCTCCTCCACCCTGTCCAGCGCCCGCTTCCTGCGCCATCTGCTGCGGCTGCCGGTCACGTTCTTCGCCCAGCGCTCCCCCGCCGACCTGGTGCAGCGCCTGCAGTCCAACGACCAGGTCGCCGAGACCCTGGCCCGCGACCTCGCGGCGGCCGGCGTGGACGCGATCGTCGTCGTGCTGTACGCGGTGCTGCTCTACACCTACGACCCGCAGCTGACGTTCGTGGGCATCGGCGTGGCGCTGCTCAACGTGGTGGCCATGCGCCTCGTCGTACGGCTGCGGGCGACCCGGACGGCGAAGCTGCGCGCGGACACGGCACGGCTGACCAACACCTCGTACACCGGCCTCCAGCTGATCGAGACGATGAAGGCGACCGGCGGCGAGGACGGCTACTTCCGCAAGTGGGCCGGGCAGCACGCCACCACGCTGGAGGAGCAGCAGCGGCTCGGCGTGCCGAGCGCGTGGCTCGGGGTGGTCGCGCCGACGCTGGCCACGTTCAACAGCGCGCTGATCCTGTGGATCGGCGGCATGAGGGCCGTCGAGGGGCACATCTCGGTCGGTCTGCTGGTCGCCTTCCAGTCTCTGGTGACCCGCTTCACCGCCCCGCTCACCCGGCTCAACGGCGTGGCGGGCCGCATCCAGGACTTCGCGGCCGACGTGGCCCGGCTGAAGGACGTGGAGAACTTCCAGGCCGACCCGCTCTACGCCCGCCCCGGCTCCGGCGACTCCGCGCGCCGGCTGCACGGGCACGTCGAGCTGGAGAACATCACCTTCGGCTACAGCCCGCTCGACAAGCCGCTGCTGAGCGGCTTCCACCTGACCGTGGGCCCGGGCCGGCAGGTGGCGCTGGTCGGCGGCTCCGGCAGCGGCAAGTCGACGGTGTCCCGGCTGATCTCGGGCCTGTACGCCCCGTGGGACGGCGTGATCCGCATCGACGGCCGCCGCCTGGAGGACATTCCGCGCGGGGCGCTCGCCTCGTCCGTCTCCTTCGTCGACCAGGACGTGTTCCTCTTCGAGGGCTCGGTCCGCGACAACGTGGCCCTGTGGGACCCGTCGATCCCGGACGAGGCCGTGGTGGAGGCGCTGAAGGACGCGGCCCTGTACGACGTCGTCATGCGCCGGCCCGGCGGCATCCACAGCAGGGTCGAGCAGGACGGCCACAACTTCTCCGGCGGCCAGCGCCAGCGCCTGGAGATCGCGCGGGCGCTGGTGCGCCGGCCGAGCATCCTGGTGCTGGACGAGGTGACCAGCGCGCTGGACGCGGAGACCGAGCTGGTCGTGATGGACAACCTGCGCCGGCGCGGCTGCGCCTGCGTGGTGATCGCGCACCGGCTCAGCACGGTCCGCGACAGCGACGAGATCGTGGTGCTCCAGCACGGCACGGTCGTCGAGCGCGGGCGGCACGAGGAGCTGGTGGCGAGCGGCGGCACGTACGCGGCACTGGTCAGGGAGCGGTGA